Proteins encoded within one genomic window of Candidatus Schekmanbacteria bacterium:
- a CDS encoding prohibitin family protein — translation MREESVKGSKIGGAIAAGLLSLIVGLRSCTRVPAGYVAVIDKLGHVYEKELEPGIHMKNPLSSAIDMSVRTQERKETMTVPTNQGMMATIDVAVQYHLIPTEADKFYKRFGVEEESQEIAIVSPLRNVARDVVASHSPEDLYNFNRGKISSEIEEQLRGIYKGNGIELERVLLRGVSLPKEVTAAIDRKIKAKQEAEQMEFTLMREEKESERKRIEAKGIADAQKIIAESLTPEYLQWRYITTLEALTNSDNTTFVITPYDQKMVPMLPLKK, via the coding sequence ATGAGAGAAGAAAGCGTTAAAGGAAGCAAAATTGGAGGAGCAATTGCAGCAGGACTTCTTTCCCTTATTGTTGGATTAAGAAGTTGTACCAGAGTTCCGGCAGGCTATGTTGCTGTCATTGACAAGTTAGGCCATGTTTATGAAAAAGAGCTTGAGCCAGGGATACACATGAAAAATCCACTTTCTTCTGCAATTGACATGAGTGTCAGAACTCAGGAAAGAAAAGAAACAATGACTGTTCCAACAAACCAGGGTATGATGGCAACAATTGATGTAGCAGTTCAGTACCACCTAATCCCAACTGAGGCGGACAAGTTTTACAAGAGATTTGGTGTTGAGGAAGAAAGCCAGGAAATCGCTATTGTATCTCCGCTTAGAAATGTAGCAAGAGATGTTGTAGCAAGCCACTCTCCCGAAGATCTCTACAACTTTAATCGTGGGAAGATTTCATCTGAAATAGAAGAGCAGCTAAGGGGAATATACAAAGGCAACGGTATTGAGCTTGAAAGAGTTCTTCTAAGGGGCGTAAGTCTCCCAAAAGAGGTTACCGCTGCAATTGACCGGAAGATAAAAGCAAAGCAGGAAGCAGAACAAATGGAGTTTACATTGATGCGAGAAGAGAAAGAGTCTGAGAGAAAACGCATCGAAGCAAAGGGTATTGCTGATGCTCAGAAGATTATAGCAGAAAGCCTTACCCCGGAGTACCTTCAATGGAGGTATATAACGACATTAGAAGCACTAACTAACTCAGATAACACAACTTTTGTAATAACCCCATACGACCAGAAGATGGTCCCAATGCTCCCCCTTAAAAAATAA